In Fusobacterium massiliense, a single window of DNA contains:
- a CDS encoding DUF4357 domain-containing protein, whose protein sequence is MEAKTQKIEVLMSSTNTIFSIPVYQRDYNWEERQCKTLFKDILNIGKDISKFSHFIGSIVYIKDNVYVTDDKKDLEIIDGQQRITTLTLLYIALYHVLKSKEEYKIKAEQIYEQYLINKYSEKTIKLKLLPPEENLIIVDMILREDFKNLTDYEESNFYKNYMFFKNEFDKVDKEEIKNMVECIINGFNKLIFIEISLEKGKDEPQKIFESLNSTGLALSQADLIRNYILMGLERNIQNEVYRNYWLSIENNCKVKNIQNKNIETYTSDFIRDYLTFKTGEIPSKNRVFEIFKKYYIRENKELEELKNIKNVSYIYSLILNPSLEKNKELKEELKNLQLLGYSVINPFLIGLIKLFKEDQIKENEMLEILNLIQSYLWRRYITGIPTNSLNSIFQNLYLRIFERKNLENSHIAELEKILLEKDFPTDEELKEELKIKNIYKEKERLKYIFKKIENYNHKELIDFDNENITIEHIFPQKPTDDWERDLGNQIEHMITFKDTISNLTLTGSNPNLSNKTFKEKRDFSNHGYKDSKLYVNKYLADLEKWDITEMEKRFEILFSDILKIWKRPEVKNKTSENLIFFLSGNITSGSGRLLEDGKKFELFKDSELMLEEKIAIGILNESLKVLEKLKEKKLIEKLENKYILKENYICNSPSGALKLVLGYSGNGWSSWKTYDGKILDELRKEK, encoded by the coding sequence TTGGAAGCAAAAACTCAAAAAATTGAAGTATTAATGAGTTCAACAAATACGATATTTTCTATTCCAGTTTATCAAAGAGATTATAATTGGGAAGAAAGACAGTGTAAAACTTTATTTAAGGATATTTTGAACATTGGAAAAGATATATCTAAATTTTCTCATTTTATTGGAAGTATAGTTTATATTAAAGATAATGTATATGTTACAGATGATAAAAAAGATTTAGAAATAATTGATGGGCAACAAAGAATAACAACTTTAACTTTATTATATATTGCACTTTATCATGTGCTAAAAAGTAAGGAAGAATATAAAATAAAAGCTGAACAAATATATGAACAATACTTAATAAACAAATATTCAGAGAAAACTATAAAATTAAAATTATTACCTCCAGAAGAAAACTTAATAATTGTAGATATGATATTAAGAGAAGATTTTAAGAATTTAACTGATTATGAAGAAAGTAATTTTTATAAAAATTATATGTTTTTTAAAAATGAATTTGATAAAGTAGATAAAGAAGAAATTAAAAATATGGTTGAATGTATAATAAATGGCTTTAATAAATTAATTTTTATTGAAATTAGTCTTGAAAAAGGAAAAGATGAACCACAAAAAATTTTTGAAAGTCTTAATTCAACTGGGTTAGCATTATCACAGGCAGATTTGATCAGAAATTATATTTTAATGGGGTTAGAAAGAAATATCCAAAATGAAGTATACAGAAATTATTGGCTATCTATTGAGAATAATTGTAAAGTAAAGAATATTCAGAATAAAAATATTGAAACTTATACTTCTGATTTTATTAGAGACTACTTAACATTTAAAACAGGTGAAATTCCCTCTAAAAATAGAGTTTTTGAAATATTTAAAAAATATTATATAAGAGAAAATAAAGAATTAGAAGAATTAAAAAATATAAAGAATGTTTCTTATATTTATAGTTTAATTTTAAATCCTAGTTTAGAAAAAAATAAGGAACTTAAAGAAGAATTAAAAAATTTACAATTATTAGGATACTCTGTTATAAATCCATTTTTAATAGGTCTTATCAAATTATTTAAAGAAGATCAAATTAAAGAAAATGAAATGTTAGAAATATTAAATTTGATCCAAAGTTATTTATGGAGAAGATATATAACAGGTATTCCAACAAATTCTTTAAATAGTATATTTCAAAATTTATACTTAAGAATTTTTGAAAGAAAAAATTTAGAAAATAGCCATATAGCTGAACTTGAAAAAATATTATTAGAGAAAGATTTCCCAACAGATGAGGAACTTAAAGAAGAATTGAAAATTAAAAATATTTATAAAGAAAAAGAAAGATTAAAATATATATTCAAAAAGATAGAAAATTATAATCATAAAGAACTTATAGATTTTGATAATGAGAATATTACCATTGAACATATTTTTCCACAAAAACCAACAGATGACTGGGAAAGAGATTTAGGAAATCAAATAGAGCATATGATAACCTTTAAAGATACTATTTCTAATCTAACTTTAACAGGAAGTAATCCAAATTTAAGTAATAAAACTTTTAAAGAAAAAAGAGATTTTTCAAACCATGGATATAAAGATAGTAAATTATATGTAAATAAATATTTAGCTGATTTAGAAAAATGGGATATTACAGAAATGGAAAAAAGATTTGAAATTCTTTTCAGTGATATATTAAAAATCTGGAAAAGACCCGAAGTAAAAAATAAAACTTCAGAAAATTTAATATTTTTTTTAAGTGGGAATATAACTTCAGGTAGTGGTAGATTACTTGAAGATGGTAAAAAATTTGAGCTATTCAAAGATTCTGAACTAATGTTAGAAGAAAAAATAGCTATTGGTATATTAAATGAAAGTTTAAAAGTTTTAGAAAAACTTAAAGAAAAAAAATTAATAGAAAAATTAGAAAATAAGTATATATTGAAAGAGAATTATATTTGTAACTCGCCTAGTGGAGCTTTAAAATTAGTTTTAGGTTACTCTGGAAATGGTTGGAGTAGTTGGAAAACTTATGATGGAAAAATTTTAGATGAGCTTAGAAAAGAAAAATAA
- a CDS encoding threonine aldolase family protein, which yields MLNFKNDYSEGACPEVLEALNKTNFEQTIGYGEDKYCEEAKILIRENINYQNADIYFLVGGTQTNTTVISHILKPYEAVIACKTGHISIHETGAIEATGHKIIEVNGIDGKLTADLILNELKKHEDHHMVKPKMVYISNTTEIGTVYSKEEIENISEVCKENDLYLFLDGARLASALASEKSDLNLEDYPKYCDIFYIGGTKNGLLFGEAVVIVKEELKKDFLFSIKQKGGLLAKGRLLGVQFLTLFKDDLYYRIGVHANQMAMKIKKAFIENGIELATDSYTNQIFVNLSKDQIRELEKQVIFSVEFFGIGNDVSSRFVTSWATKEEDVDKFIEIIKNL from the coding sequence ATGCTAAATTTCAAAAATGATTATAGTGAAGGAGCTTGTCCTGAAGTTCTGGAAGCTCTCAATAAAACAAATTTTGAACAAACTATTGGATATGGCGAAGATAAATACTGTGAAGAAGCGAAAATTTTAATTCGTGAAAACATAAATTATCAAAATGCAGATATTTATTTTTTAGTGGGGGGAACTCAAACTAATACAACAGTAATTTCTCATATCTTAAAACCTTATGAAGCTGTTATTGCTTGTAAAACTGGGCATATTTCTATACATGAAACTGGAGCTATTGAAGCTACCGGACATAAAATTATTGAAGTTAATGGTATTGATGGAAAATTGACTGCTGATCTAATTTTAAATGAATTAAAAAAACATGAAGATCATCATATGGTTAAGCCAAAAATGGTTTATATTTCAAATACCACTGAAATTGGAACTGTTTATTCAAAGGAAGAAATAGAAAATATAAGTGAAGTATGTAAAGAAAATGATTTATATTTATTTTTAGATGGAGCAAGACTTGCCTCAGCTTTAGCTTCTGAAAAATCTGATCTTAATCTTGAAGATTATCCTAAATATTGTGATATTTTTTATATTGGTGGCACAAAAAATGGCTTATTATTTGGTGAAGCTGTTGTCATTGTTAAAGAGGAGTTAAAAAAGGATTTTCTTTTTTCAATAAAACAAAAGGGAGGTTTACTTGCAAAAGGTCGACTACTTGGAGTTCAATTTTTAACTTTATTTAAAGATGACCTATATTACAGAATAGGTGTTCATGCTAATCAAATGGCTATGAAAATTAAAAAAGCTTTTATTGAAAATGGCATAGAATTAGCTACTGATTCCTATACCAATCAAATTTTTGTTAATTTAAGCAAAGATCAAATAAGAGAATTAGAAAAACAAGTTATTTTTTCTGTAGAATTTTTTGGAATAGGTAATGATGTAAGTTCTAGATTTGTTACCTCTTGGGCTACAAAAGAAGAAGATGTTGATAAATTTATAGAAATTATTAAAAACTTATAA
- a CDS encoding DHH family phosphoesterase — MEQFLEIKKEIKKNENIILTAHINPDGDAIGSGLALFLTLKNKYPNKNIRFILQDPIPYTTKFLYGSDQIEILNENEIYNTDLLIFLDSANKERTGKVSEKIKAKKYINIDHHISNPSYGDINCVIPTCSSTSEIIYNFIEECAYTLSKEAGEAIYLGLVNDTGNFSHSNVSFETMQIATNLIKLGVNNNYIVTNFLNANSFQTLKLMGEALTNFEFFDDIKLSYYYLDKKTMNKYNARKEDTEGIVEKILSYQEASVSLFLREENDGKIKGSMRSKHNIDVNKIANIFNGGGHIKAAGFSSNKSSEEILEIIKEKLKESIN, encoded by the coding sequence ATGGAACAATTTTTGGAAATCAAAAAAGAAATTAAAAAAAATGAGAATATTATTTTAACTGCTCATATTAATCCTGATGGAGATGCTATTGGCTCTGGTCTTGCTTTATTTTTAACTCTAAAAAATAAATATCCTAATAAAAATATTAGATTTATTTTACAAGATCCAATCCCATATACAACAAAATTTTTATATGGTTCTGATCAAATAGAAATATTGAATGAAAATGAAATTTACAATACCGATTTATTAATCTTTTTAGACTCTGCAAATAAAGAAAGAACTGGAAAAGTTTCTGAAAAAATAAAAGCTAAAAAATATATCAATATAGATCATCATATTAGCAATCCATCATATGGAGATATAAACTGTGTTATACCAACTTGCTCATCTACTTCAGAAATTATTTATAATTTCATTGAAGAGTGTGCTTATACCCTTTCTAAAGAAGCAGGAGAAGCAATATACCTTGGTCTAGTTAATGATACAGGAAATTTTTCTCATAGTAATGTAAGTTTTGAAACTATGCAAATAGCTACAAATTTAATAAAATTAGGGGTTAATAATAATTATATAGTAACTAATTTTTTAAATGCTAATTCATTTCAAACATTAAAGCTAATGGGAGAAGCTTTAACAAACTTTGAATTTTTTGATGATATAAAATTAAGTTATTATTACTTAGATAAAAAAACTATGAATAAATATAATGCTCGTAAAGAAGATACTGAAGGTATAGTTGAGAAAATTTTATCATATCAAGAAGCTTCTGTTTCGTTATTTTTAAGAGAAGAAAACGATGGGAAAATTAAAGGTAGTATGAGAAGTAAACATAACATTGATGTGAATAAAATTGCTAATATTTTCAATGGTGGAGGTCATATAAAAGCAGCTGGCTTTAGTTCAAATAAAAGTTCTGAAGAAATATTAGAAATTATAAAAGAAAAATTAAAAGAATCAATTAATTAA
- the hprK gene encoding HPr(Ser) kinase/phosphatase has protein sequence MQTYTTIREIVKALNLEILNEGNLDLKIEIPNLYQIGYELVGFIDKESDELNKYINVCSLKESRFIATFSKEKKDEILSQYMSLTFPALIFSKDAIVSEEFFYYAQKYNKNMLISNEKASVTIRKLKFFLSKALSIEEEYDDFSLMEIHGVGVLISGYPDARKGVMIELIERGHRMITDKNIIIRRVGENDLVGYNAKKREEIGHFYLEDIKGGEIDVTDHFGVKSTRKEKKINILIELEEWNEKKFYDRLGLDVEYENFVGEKIQKYVIPVRKGRNLAVIIETAALTFRLRRMGLNTPLEFLTKSQEIIDKKKKERDKNMDTNRLPVRKLINEFDLEVKNGINKIENTFISSSNVYRPSLSLIGFFDLIEEVKNIGIQIFSKIEFRFLESLPEDERIINLKKFLTYDIPLIVLTEDANPPKYFYDLVKESGHILAVAPYKKASQIIANFNNFLDSYFSESISVHGVFVELFGFGVLLTGKSGIGKSETALELIHRGHRLIADDMVKFSRDTQGDIIGKPATLPFYMEIRGLGIIDIKTLYGLSAVRISKRLDMIIEMQAIDNTAYMSAPSTHLCEDILGKSIKKRKLEVSSGRNAAAMVEVMVMDYMSSLLGQK, from the coding sequence ATGCAAACTTATACAACTATTAGAGAGATTGTAAAGGCTTTAAATTTAGAGATTTTAAATGAAGGTAATTTAGATTTAAAAATTGAAATTCCTAATCTTTATCAAATAGGCTATGAATTGGTTGGTTTTATTGATAAAGAAAGTGATGAATTAAATAAATATATAAATGTTTGTAGTTTAAAAGAATCAAGATTTATTGCAACTTTTTCAAAAGAAAAAAAAGATGAGATTTTATCACAATATATGTCTTTAACTTTTCCAGCTTTAATTTTTTCTAAAGATGCAATAGTTTCAGAAGAATTTTTTTATTATGCTCAAAAGTATAATAAAAACATGCTAATAAGTAATGAAAAAGCTTCTGTTACAATAAGAAAATTGAAATTTTTTCTTTCAAAAGCACTCTCAATAGAAGAAGAATATGATGATTTTTCTTTAATGGAAATCCATGGAGTCGGAGTTTTAATTTCTGGATATCCCGATGCTAGAAAAGGTGTTATGATCGAACTTATTGAAAGAGGACACAGAATGATAACTGATAAAAATATTATCATTCGTCGTGTTGGAGAAAATGATTTGGTTGGTTATAATGCCAAAAAAAGAGAAGAAATTGGGCATTTTTACTTAGAAGATATCAAAGGTGGAGAAATAGATGTTACTGATCACTTCGGTGTAAAATCTACAAGAAAAGAAAAGAAAATAAATATACTCATTGAGCTAGAAGAATGGAATGAAAAAAAATTCTACGATAGACTTGGTCTTGATGTTGAATATGAAAATTTTGTTGGAGAAAAAATACAAAAATATGTTATTCCTGTTAGAAAAGGAAGAAATTTAGCTGTTATTATAGAGACAGCTGCTCTTACTTTTAGACTTAGAAGAATGGGACTTAATACTCCTTTAGAATTCTTAACAAAATCTCAAGAAATTATTGATAAAAAAAAGAAAGAGAGAGATAAAAATATGGATACTAATAGATTACCAGTAAGAAAGTTGATAAATGAATTTGACTTAGAAGTTAAAAATGGAATTAATAAAATTGAAAATACTTTTATTAGTTCATCTAATGTGTATAGACCTTCTCTTTCTCTAATTGGTTTCTTTGATTTAATTGAGGAAGTTAAAAATATAGGTATTCAAATCTTTTCAAAAATTGAATTTAGATTTTTAGAGAGTTTACCTGAAGATGAAAGAATTATTAATTTAAAGAAATTTTTAACATATGATATTCCTTTAATTGTATTAACAGAAGATGCTAATCCACCTAAATATTTTTATGATTTAGTTAAAGAAAGTGGACATATATTAGCTGTTGCTCCATATAAAAAAGCATCTCAAATAATTGCAAATTTTAACAACTTTTTGGATTCATATTTTTCTGAAAGCATAAGTGTTCATGGAGTTTTTGTTGAACTATTCGGTTTTGGGGTTTTGTTAACTGGAAAAAGTGGAATAGGAAAAAGTGAAACTGCTCTTGAACTTATACATAGAGGTCATCGTCTTATTGCAGATGATATGGTAAAATTTTCTCGGGATACTCAAGGAGATATAATAGGTAAACCTGCTACACTACCATTTTATATGGAAATTAGAGGACTTGGGATAATTGATATAAAAACATTATATGGTCTTAGTGCTGTAAGAATTTCTAAAAGACTTGATATGATTATAGAAATGCAAGCTATTGATAACACTGCATATATGTCTGCTCCATCTACTCACCTATGTGAAGATATTTTAGGAAAATCAATAAAGAAAAGAAAATTAGAAGTTTCTTCTGGTAGAAATGCTGCCGCAATGGTTGAAGTTATGGTTATGGACTATATGTCTAGTTTATTGGGGCAAAAATAA
- a CDS encoding bifunctional folylpolyglutamate synthase/dihydrofolate synthase produces MNIDALLEELYSYSMFSIRLGLDNIKEICKHLGNPQNSYKVIHITGTNGKGSTSTTVETILLEAGFKVGKYTSPHILHFNERIAFNNEYISNSDIAKYYEKVKTIINKYNIPATFFEVTTAMMFEYFKDVKADYVILEAGMGGRYDATNICDNIVSVITNVSLEHTEYLGDTIYKIAREKAGIIKNCPYTIYADSNPDVKKAIDAETNSSVNVLEKYKDAYYNLDFSNFLTNITIGDNKYEYSLFGDYQFTNFLCAYEVAKYLKISEEIIKKAVSKVIWQCRFEVFSKEPLVIFDGAHNAAGVDELCKIVKQHFKKDDVSILVSILKDKDRTTMFKKLNDISSNIILTSIPDNPRASTAKELYEFVENKRDFTFEEDPIKAYSMAISSKRKLTICCGSFYILIKLKEGLNE; encoded by the coding sequence ATGAATATCGATGCTTTACTTGAAGAATTGTACTCTTATTCTATGTTTAGTATAAGACTTGGTCTTGACAATATAAAAGAAATTTGCAAACATTTAGGAAATCCACAAAATTCCTATAAGGTTATTCATATAACTGGGACAAATGGTAAAGGTTCTACTTCTACAACAGTAGAAACAATATTATTAGAAGCTGGATTTAAGGTTGGAAAATATACTTCACCACATATACTACATTTTAATGAAAGAATAGCTTTCAACAACGAATATATTAGTAACTCTGATATTGCTAAATACTATGAAAAAGTTAAAACAATTATAAATAAATATAATATTCCTGCAACTTTTTTTGAAGTTACTACTGCTATGATGTTTGAATATTTTAAAGATGTAAAAGCTGACTATGTAATTTTAGAAGCTGGTATGGGTGGAAGATACGATGCAACTAACATATGTGATAATATTGTTTCAGTTATAACTAATGTTAGCTTAGAGCATACTGAATACTTAGGAGATACCATTTATAAAATAGCTAGAGAAAAGGCTGGTATAATAAAAAATTGTCCTTATACAATCTATGCTGATTCTAATCCAGATGTTAAAAAAGCTATTGATGCAGAAACTAACTCATCTGTAAATGTACTTGAAAAATATAAAGATGCTTATTATAATTTAGATTTTTCTAATTTTTTAACAAATATTACTATAGGGGATAATAAGTATGAATACTCTTTATTTGGAGACTACCAATTTACCAATTTTTTATGTGCCTATGAAGTCGCTAAATATTTAAAAATTTCTGAAGAAATTATTAAAAAAGCCGTATCAAAAGTTATTTGGCAATGTAGATTTGAAGTTTTTTCAAAGGAGCCTTTAGTAATTTTTGATGGTGCTCATAATGCTGCTGGTGTTGATGAACTTTGTAAAATAGTTAAACAACATTTTAAAAAAGATGATGTTAGTATACTTGTATCAATCTTAAAAGATAAAGATAGAACTACAATGTTTAAAAAATTAAATGATATTTCATCTAATATAATTTTAACATCTATCCCAGATAATCCTAGAGCATCTACAGCTAAAGAACTGTATGAATTTGTTGAAAATAAGAGAGATTTTACTTTCGAAGAAGATCCAATAAAAGCATATTCTATGGCTATATCTTCAAAAAGAAAATTAACTATATGTTGTGGTTCATTTTATATATTAATAAAATTAAAAGAAGGTTTAAATGAGTAA
- a CDS encoding 5'-methylthioadenosine/adenosylhomocysteine nucleosidase: protein MRIGIIGAMHEEIIELKEAMTEIKEVGIKNLTFFEGKLHSKDVVLVQSGIGKVNAAIATTLLISNFNIDKIIFTGVAGAVNNDISVTDIVIGTDLIESDMDVTAGGNYKLGDIPGMKNSIFKADPYLFTLAESVAIKLFGKNKIHTGRIISRDEFVASTEKVNKLREIFNAECVEMEGAAVAHVCEIMNVPFIIIRSISDKADNEAGLSFDEFVKIAAKNSKLIVEGILSILK from the coding sequence ATGAGAATTGGAATAATTGGTGCAATGCACGAAGAAATAATTGAATTAAAAGAAGCTATGACTGAGATTAAAGAAGTTGGAATTAAAAATTTAACTTTTTTTGAAGGGAAACTTCATTCAAAAGATGTTGTTCTTGTTCAAAGTGGAATTGGGAAAGTAAATGCTGCTATTGCAACAACACTTTTAATCTCAAATTTTAATATAGATAAAATAATTTTTACAGGAGTTGCTGGAGCTGTTAATAATGATATTTCTGTTACAGATATTGTTATTGGAACTGATTTAATAGAATCTGATATGGATGTTACTGCAGGTGGAAATTATAAGTTGGGAGATATTCCTGGTATGAAAAATTCTATTTTCAAAGCTGATCCTTATCTATTTACATTAGCAGAATCAGTTGCAATAAAACTTTTTGGTAAAAACAAAATACATACTGGAAGAATAATTAGTAGAGATGAATTTGTTGCTTCCACTGAAAAAGTAAATAAACTTAGAGAAATTTTTAATGCAGAATGTGTAGAAATGGAAGGAGCTGCTGTTGCTCATGTTTGTGAAATTATGAATGTTCCTTTTATTATTATCAGATCTATTTCCGATAAAGCCGATAATGAAGCTGGGCTTTCATTTGATGAGTTTGTAAAAATTGCAGCTAAAAATTCTAAATTAATAGTTGAGGGTATTTTATCTATTTTGAAATAA
- a CDS encoding lysophospholipid acyltransferase family protein, translating to MYYIQYIIARFFIFLLLLLPEKARFKFGDFLGMVAYKLIKSRRLTAIINLKMAFPEKGDAEIEEIAKKSFKIMIKAFLCSLWFDKYFKDTSNYKIINQKSVFDAYAKGQGVMAATMHMGNMEASTVVTGENEIITVAKKQRNPYINKYITETRSKVVKMEVIEKDEHTSKKLISKLKERKIYALFSDHRDKGAIVNFFGKETKAPSGAVSMALKFGMPLLLVYNVLNDDNTITIYVSDEIQMIKTGNFKEDVQSNVQLLINKMEDIIRQNPTQWMWFHDRWNNFREYKSMKKKGSF from the coding sequence ATGTATTATATTCAATATATTATTGCTAGATTTTTTATATTTTTATTGCTTTTGTTACCAGAAAAAGCTAGATTTAAGTTTGGAGATTTTTTAGGAATGGTCGCTTATAAATTAATTAAAAGTAGGAGATTAACAGCTATTATAAATTTAAAGATGGCCTTTCCAGAAAAAGGAGATGCAGAAATAGAAGAAATAGCAAAAAAATCTTTTAAAATTATGATAAAAGCTTTTTTGTGTTCTTTATGGTTTGATAAATATTTTAAAGATACTTCAAATTATAAAATAATAAATCAAAAATCTGTTTTTGATGCCTATGCAAAGGGACAAGGTGTAATGGCTGCAACAATGCATATGGGAAATATGGAAGCTAGTACTGTTGTAACAGGAGAAAATGAAATAATAACAGTTGCTAAAAAGCAAAGAAATCCGTATATAAATAAATATATTACAGAAACTAGAAGCAAAGTAGTTAAAATGGAAGTTATAGAAAAAGATGAACATACAAGTAAAAAATTAATTTCTAAATTAAAAGAGAGAAAAATATATGCTTTGTTCTCTGACCACAGAGATAAAGGAGCAATAGTTAATTTTTTTGGAAAAGAGACTAAGGCACCAAGTGGAGCAGTTTCAATGGCTTTAAAGTTTGGTATGCCATTATTGCTTGTATATAATGTTTTAAACGATGATAATACTATAACGATATATGTAAGTGATGAAATTCAAATGATAAAAACAGGAAATTTTAAAGAAGATGTACAGTCAAATGTTCAATTGTTGATTAATAAAATGGAAGATATTATAAGACAGAATCCAACACAATGGATGTGGTTCCATGATAGATGGAATAATTTTAGAGAATATAAATCAATGAAAAAGAAAGGTTCTTTTTAA
- a CDS encoding zeta toxin family protein: protein MEKNYTNSELEFAFKKILKKYTQDYLPNDNPKVFLLGGQPGAGKTALENMININNEYISISGDDFREYHPLFKELNKKYGKEASKHTQQWAGEMTEKLIKELKDNKYNLIIEGTLRTAELPLKEATRFKKVGYEVELCVVAVKPEKSRLGTLERYETMLKRGKTPRMTPKEHHDLVVNNIPDNLDVLYKSGKFDNIRLFNRDNECLYNLKETLDISPKEIINQEFNSEWKLNEIEEYRERWNNLIDGMQKRGEDRDEIKSLKFERNFIIDRINNFKDIKEHSNIFNSVQKNKDKDFDR, encoded by the coding sequence ATAGAAAAAAATTATACTAATAGTGAACTTGAGTTTGCATTTAAAAAAATTTTAAAGAAATATACTCAAGATTATTTACCGAATGATAATCCAAAAGTATTTTTACTAGGAGGTCAACCAGGTGCTGGAAAAACAGCTTTAGAAAATATGATTAATATAAATAATGAATATATATCAATAAGTGGGGATGATTTTAGAGAATATCACCCTTTATTTAAAGAATTGAATAAGAAATATGGTAAAGAAGCTTCCAAACATACTCAACAATGGGCTGGAGAGATGACAGAAAAACTTATAAAAGAACTAAAAGATAATAAATATAATTTAATCATTGAGGGAACTTTAAGAACTGCTGAACTACCTTTAAAAGAAGCGACTAGATTTAAAAAAGTAGGTTATGAAGTTGAATTGTGTGTTGTAGCTGTTAAACCTGAGAAATCAAGATTAGGGACTTTAGAAAGATATGAGACAATGCTAAAAAGAGGGAAGACTCCTAGAATGACTCCTAAAGAACATCATGATTTAGTTGTTAATAATATTCCTGATAATTTAGATGTCTTATATAAGTCAGGAAAATTTGATAATATTAGATTATTTAATAGAGATAATGAGTGTTTATATAATTTAAAAGAAACTCTTGATATTAGCCCTAAAGAAATTATTAATCAAGAATTTAATAGTGAATGGAAGTTAAATGAGATTGAAGAATACAGAGAAAGATGGAATAATTTAATAGATGGTATGCAAAAAAGAGGCGAAGATAGAGATGAAATTAAATCTCTAAAATTTGAAAGAAACTTTATTATAGATAGAATAAACAATTTTAAAGATATTAAAGAACATTCTAATATTTTTAATTCTGTCCAAAAGAATAAAGATAAAGATTTTGATAGATAA